The nucleotide sequence TGGCACGACCTCTACAAGCAGTACATCTTCGACAAGCTCGGGATGACGGCGAGCTCCCTGCCCGAGAGCTCGCAGTTCTCGGTGCCCGGCCCGCATCCCACCGGGTATTCGGTGGGGCTGGATGGGGCGGGCGCCATCGTCTGCGAGCCGATGCGCGATGTGAGCAGCATGTCGCCGTCCCAGGGCTGGACGTCGGCCGGAGTCGTCTCCAACGTCACCGACCTGAAAGCGTTCGGCCAGGCGCTCGCATCGGGGAGCCTCCTGACCGAGAAGTCGCGCAAAGCGCAGGCCGACGGGATCGTGATCGGCCAGTCGTGGGAGAGCTACGGGCTCGGGATGCAGATGCTCGGCCCGCTGCGGGGCAGCAGCGGCGCGGTTCCCGGGTATCTGTCCGCGATGTATACGGACCCGGCGTCCGGGCTGACGATCGTCGTCGCGCTCAACAACTCCACACCGGGGCCGGGCTTCGCCCAGCTCCTGGCCCAGCGTCTCGCCTCCATCGTCTCCAAGACGCCGGCGAAGGAGAAAGGTGCGAAGGTCGTCGCTTCGCTGCCCTGGTCCGAGCAGCAGGCGGTCGACGGGATGACCAAGTCGGCGCCCTGCCCGGCCAAGAAGGCTGGATAGGCGGCGAACGCGGGCCGGTTACGCTCCTGCGAGAGCCGCCAGCTCGGCGCGCACCGGGAAGGCGTCGTCGTCGAGTACCAGCTGGAGGGCCGACCCGGTCGCCCGGTTGACGATCACCGGGGCCAGCAGGTTGACCGTGCTGCCCTCGGGCGACGGCGTGACCACGACGAGGAGCAGTGCGTCTGCGGCCTCGGCGATGCCGAGTTCGGCGGCACGGTCGTCCGGCAGCTCCGGGGAGTAGCCGGGCAGGTGGCGCTCGGCGTCGATCGTGAACAGCCGGATCTCGGGCCGCTCGATCGAGGCGAGCGTGTACAGCCCGTCGGCGCCGGCGACCGGGTCGAGGTCGAACGCATCGAGCGGCTCGAGTCCGGGCGGCGGGGTGAGGAAGCGGACGGCGCTCACCGGAGGAAGTCCATCAGCGTCGGCTGGAGCACGCGGGCCGTGACGGCGATCGCGGTCTGGTAGTTCACATCCTGCGTCTTCAGGTCGAGGATCACCTTGCTCAGGTCGACGTCCTCCAGGGAGGAGCGCTGACCCTCCAGCGCGTTGGCTCCGACGGCGAGCGTGTCCTTCGCCTTGTCGATGCGGGTCTGCCGACCGCCGACCTCCGCGTGCTCTCCCACGATCGCCTTCATCCTGTCGTCGATCTCCGCGAGGCGCGGGGTGACGTTCACACCCGTGCGGAGGTCGTTCACGGTGTTGTCGATCAGCGCGAACACCGACGACGCGCCGGTTCCGAAGACCGCGGCGCCGTCCGCATCCACCCGCACCGTGGTGTCGGGGCCGATCCTGCGCTCCACTGTACTTCCCGCCGTCCCGGTGAACGAGTAGTCGGGCTGGAAGGCGACGCCGGCGTCCGCGTTGCCCGCGAACACCGTGCGGCCGAGGTAGGTCGTGTTGGCGAGCGATAGGAGGCTCTTCTTGAGTCCGTCGAGCTCCGTCGCGATCGACTCCTTCGCCTCGGGCGACATGGCGCCGTCGTTCGCGCCCTGCAGCGTGAGGTCGCGGACGCGGCGCATGAGCGTCTCGACCGACGTCAGGGCCGAGTCGGCGGTGGTCAGCCAGGCGTCGCCGTTGCCGACGTTGCGCTGATACTGGGCGGTGGCCGCGGCGTCCGACCGCACTCCCATGGCGCTCGCCGTGGCGGTGGGGTCGTCCGACGGCTTGTTCAGCAGCCGTCGGCTGGTGGCCTGGTCGTACAGTTGCGCCTGGCGCTGCAGACTGAGCTGCAGGTTGCGCTGGGCGTTGAGGGTCTGGGTGGCGTTGGTCACGCGGCTGATCACGGTTTATCTCCCGACGAGTCCGGTGTGGTTGATGAGCACATCGAGGGCCTCGTCCACGGCGGTCATCACGCGCGCGGCGCCCTGGTAGGCGTGCTGGAAGGACAGCATGTTCATGTTCTCCTCGTCGAGGTCGACGGAGGAGCCGGCGAGCTGGGCGTTCGTCGCGGCACTGCTCGCGAGGTCGGCGAGGTCCGACTGCTGCTTCTCGGTGCGGCTGGCGACGCCGACGCGAACGACGAAGGACGACCACTGCTTGTCGACGGCGTTCGCTCCGGTGCCGAGCTGGCTGATCGCGTCGGCGATGCTGCCGTCGGTGCCACCCGCTCCCGGGGTGCCCGTGGCGATCTGGCCGACGCCGGTCGGCACGACCGAGAGGCCGAGAGCGGCCGGCTTCGTGGGGTCGATGGCGAAGAAGTCGAGGCCGGTGGCGCCCGTGGGCGTCGCCCCGGTGGAGTGGACGGCGTTGACGCGCTGGGCGAGCGTCACGGCGAACGCGTTGTAGCTGACGGCCGCTTCCGCGAGCACTCCCCCGGTGCCCGAGGCGTCGGCGGGGGCGAGCGTGGAGACGGCTCCGGCGATCGATCCGCCCTCGAGCGCGATCGCCGCACCCGGCCGGTACGCCCACTCGAGGCGCGCCGGGTCGGCCGCGGCGTCCGCCATGCGGGAGGCGCCTGCCGCCTTCACGAGGTTGGTGCTGGTGCCGGAGACCAGCGCGTTTCCGCCGACCAGCACATCCACGGTGCCGTCGTCGTTCGGCCGGACCACTCCCCCGGCGAGCTTGGCGATGGATGCGGTGAGCAGGTCGCGCCGGTCGAGCAGCTCGTTCGCCGACTGACCCGACGCCAGTGCGGAGCGGATGCGCCCGTTGAGGTCGGCGACGGCGGTCGCCGCGGTGTTCAGGTCGGAGGCCATGCCGTCCATCGACGCGCGGAGCGTGGTCCACTGGTCGTCGACCGACCGGTACCCGGTCTGCAGCTGGGTGACGAGGCTCCCCGCCTGCCCGAGCAGAACGCCGGCCGGCGCCTGCTCCCCCGCCTGATTGGCGACGTCGCCCCAGGCCGACCAGAACTTCTGCAGCTGGGCCGACAGGCCGTTGGTCCCCGGCTCGTTGAGCGACTGCTCGAGGGTCGCCAGGGCGTCGGCACGGGTGTTCGTGTACCCGGAGAGCGCGGTGGTCGTGCGCACCCGCGCATCCAGTGCGGCGTCGTCGAGGCGCTGGATGCCGTCGATCGTGACGCCCTGACCCGGGCGGACGCCGCCGCTGAAGAGCCCGGCGGACGACAGCGCGGGCACGCCCGAGGTCGTCACGCGCTGCCGGGTGTAGCCCTGCGTGTTCGCGTTCACGAGGTTCTGGCCGACCACGTCGAGGCCCGCCTTGGCGGCGACCAGCCCGGTGTACGCGGTGTTCAGGCCGCTGAAGGTGCTCATCCGGTCAGGCCTCCGTGTCGAAGAAGCGCGCGGTGTCGCCCGCCTGGCCCGTGCCGCCTGCTCCGTACACGCCCGGGTCGTCGCCGGCGCCCGAGAGCGAGCTCAGCGTCTCCTGCGTGGAGCGGGCGGCCTCCCGGAGCAGGCGCTCGTTGGTGTCGCGCACCTCGGCGATCTGCGCGGTCAGCTCGGTCATGGCCGCGAGGTGCGACCCGAAGATGTCGGACCAGATGCCGTCGGGGGCGGCGGTGGCGAGCTCACGGAGGGTCGCATCCTGACCGAGGCCCCACTCCTCCGCCAGCGCGGCGACCTCGACCGTTCGCGCGAGGCCGACGGCGCGCATCCGCTCGATGACCTGCTCGACCTCACGGGTGGCGTGCGAGATCCACCGCGACTTGCCCGCGATGAGCAGCAGCTGCTCCTCCTCCAGTTTGAACAGCAGGAGCTCGAGGAGCTCGCGTTCCTTCCAGAGCTGCGCAGAGAGTTCGCTCGCGGCCATGTCGCTACCAACTTCCTCGTGAGTCGATGTGCGCACCTGGTCTCCTCGGGTTCCGAAGGCGGTGGATGTGTTCCGCCACCCCAGACCATCGGCACGCTTGCGCCCGATGTTAGGCGCGCGATCACCCCGGCGAGAGGCACGACCTACCGCTTTTCGGGGTGCTGTCAGTATTCCCCGTACTGGGGGTACTCACTGCCCCGTAATGGGGACAGAAAGCATGCAATCTGAACAGTCTCGAATTGTTACCGTGAACAGCGGAAGACTCCTAGCACCTCGCTCGGCACCCGACCCAGCCCGAGCGTCCACCGCACCGCCCGAGTACCCGCGACACCCTCCCCGAAAGAGGTCGACGCGCGGTACCCGTCCGATGAAGAGGGGTCGCCCAGCGTGAACCGGAACGAACGCAACACGCTCGTCGTGGAGAACCTGCCGCTCGTCGGCTATCTGGTCTCCGACCTGTGCTCCCGCGCCACCCACCTGTCGCGCGACGACCTGGCCTCGGCCGGCGCCGTCGCCCTCGTGCAGGCGGCCGACGCGTACGACGCCACCACGGGCGTCCCGTTCGGCGCGTACGCCCGCACCCGCATCCTCGGCGCACTCGCCGATGAGCTGCGCGCATCCGACTGGGCCACACGTTCCGCGCGCAAGCGCATCAAGGAGACCCT is from Leifsonia sp. 466MF and encodes:
- the flgL gene encoding flagellar hook-associated protein FlgL, with product MTNATQTLNAQRNLQLSLQRQAQLYDQATSRRLLNKPSDDPTATASAMGVRSDAAATAQYQRNVGNGDAWLTTADSALTSVETLMRRVRDLTLQGANDGAMSPEAKESIATELDGLKKSLLSLANTTYLGRTVFAGNADAGVAFQPDYSFTGTAGSTVERRIGPDTTVRVDADGAAVFGTGASSVFALIDNTVNDLRTGVNVTPRLAEIDDRMKAIVGEHAEVGGRQTRIDKAKDTLAVGANALEGQRSSLEDVDLSKVILDLKTQDVNYQTAIAVTARVLQPTLMDFLR
- the flgK gene encoding flagellar hook-associated protein FlgK, which gives rise to MSTFSGLNTAYTGLVAAKAGLDVVGQNLVNANTQGYTRQRVTTSGVPALSSAGLFSGGVRPGQGVTIDGIQRLDDAALDARVRTTTALSGYTNTRADALATLEQSLNEPGTNGLSAQLQKFWSAWGDVANQAGEQAPAGVLLGQAGSLVTQLQTGYRSVDDQWTTLRASMDGMASDLNTAATAVADLNGRIRSALASGQSANELLDRRDLLTASIAKLAGGVVRPNDDGTVDVLVGGNALVSGTSTNLVKAAGASRMADAAADPARLEWAYRPGAAIALEGGSIAGAVSTLAPADASGTGGVLAEAAVSYNAFAVTLAQRVNAVHSTGATPTGATGLDFFAIDPTKPAALGLSVVPTGVGQIATGTPGAGGTDGSIADAISQLGTGANAVDKQWSSFVVRVGVASRTEKQQSDLADLASSAATNAQLAGSSVDLDEENMNMLSFQHAYQGAARVMTAVDEALDVLINHTGLVGR
- a CDS encoding flagellar assembly protein FliW; this encodes MSAVRFLTPPPGLEPLDAFDLDPVAGADGLYTLASIERPEIRLFTIDAERHLPGYSPELPDDRAAELGIAEAADALLLVVVTPSPEGSTVNLLAPVIVNRATGSALQLVLDDDAFPVRAELAALAGA
- the flgN gene encoding flagellar export chaperone FlgN — its product is MAASELSAQLWKERELLELLLFKLEEEQLLLIAGKSRWISHATREVEQVIERMRAVGLARTVEVAALAEEWGLGQDATLRELATAAPDGIWSDIFGSHLAAMTELTAQIAEVRDTNERLLREAARSTQETLSSLSGAGDDPGVYGAGGTGQAGDTARFFDTEA